One stretch of Candidatus Eisenbacteria bacterium DNA includes these proteins:
- the pnp gene encoding polyribonucleotide nucleotidyltransferase — MEGIVGRVEARVLDRTFAIEWGKLAPQAAGAVLVRENETVVMVAAVAAPEPREGTDFFPLTVEYRERFSAAGKFPGGYRKREGGATTAETLTSRLIDRSIRPLFPEWFRCETQILATVLTIDPDGDPAILGILGAAAALHLSDIPWDGPIAALRIGRSPEGGVLPNPRSIEREESDLDLIATFHRDGLVMLEAGATELPEDELARAVEIAATRAQPLLQAIDSLRGEGKQKRRPEREEREASPAEMVAEQAEAQVSAAAATAEKQARRELLQSARESILASLAERFDGSAGALSDAFDDLVQRVFRKAILDGGVRADGRAPAEIRPIASEVGLLPRVHGSALFTRGETQALVVCTLGTGQDEQEVEGLQGVTREAFQLYYRFPSYSVGEVRPLRAPGRREIGHGALARRALEAVLPDPARFPYTIKLESEITSSNGSSSMASVCGGCLALMDAGVPIRRPVAGIAMGLMREGERLVILSDILGEEDHLGDMDFKVAGSDVGITAVQLDNKLGALPLRVLCGALEQAREGRLRILREMGRTLSKPRSDLSPRAPRVRLVKIGTHRIRDLIGPGGRVIQALQSDTGSRLDVADDGTVRIYARDAASLDAALARVRDLTGEPEVGCIYRGTVTGVKEFGVFVRLFEGIEGLVHVTELAPGEVRDVARLASVGDEMVVKVLGVDGQGKIRLSRKQAMNAPASEIANT, encoded by the coding sequence ATGGAGGGGATCGTGGGTCGGGTCGAAGCGCGCGTTCTGGACCGAACGTTCGCGATCGAGTGGGGGAAGCTCGCTCCCCAGGCGGCAGGAGCCGTCCTCGTTCGCGAGAACGAGACCGTGGTCATGGTCGCCGCGGTCGCAGCCCCGGAGCCGCGGGAGGGGACGGACTTCTTTCCCCTGACGGTCGAGTACCGGGAGCGCTTCTCGGCCGCCGGGAAGTTCCCCGGCGGGTACAGGAAGCGCGAGGGGGGAGCCACCACCGCGGAGACCTTGACGAGCCGGCTGATCGACCGGTCGATCCGCCCCCTCTTCCCGGAGTGGTTCCGCTGCGAGACGCAGATTCTGGCGACGGTCCTCACCATCGACCCGGATGGAGATCCGGCGATCCTCGGAATCCTGGGCGCGGCCGCCGCGCTGCATCTGTCGGACATCCCCTGGGACGGTCCCATCGCCGCTTTGCGGATCGGCCGCTCCCCCGAGGGGGGGGTCCTTCCGAATCCGAGATCGATCGAGCGCGAGGAGTCGGATCTCGATCTGATCGCGACCTTCCATCGCGATGGTCTCGTGATGCTCGAGGCCGGCGCGACCGAGCTTCCGGAAGACGAGCTGGCGAGGGCAGTGGAGATCGCGGCGACGCGGGCGCAGCCGCTCCTGCAGGCCATCGACTCGCTTCGAGGCGAGGGGAAGCAGAAGCGCAGGCCGGAGCGGGAGGAGCGCGAGGCGTCGCCGGCCGAGATGGTCGCCGAGCAGGCGGAGGCCCAGGTGTCCGCCGCCGCGGCGACGGCGGAGAAGCAGGCGCGGCGCGAGCTGCTGCAAAGCGCGCGCGAGTCGATCCTCGCGTCGCTCGCCGAGCGGTTCGACGGCTCGGCAGGCGCGCTCAGCGATGCCTTCGACGATCTCGTGCAGAGGGTCTTTCGCAAGGCGATCCTCGATGGCGGAGTCCGCGCGGACGGCCGGGCGCCCGCGGAGATCCGGCCGATCGCCTCGGAGGTCGGGCTGCTTCCCAGAGTCCACGGCTCGGCTCTCTTCACCCGCGGGGAGACGCAGGCTCTGGTCGTTTGCACTCTCGGAACGGGACAGGACGAGCAGGAGGTCGAGGGACTGCAGGGCGTGACGAGGGAGGCGTTTCAGCTCTACTACCGCTTCCCGTCCTATTCCGTCGGGGAGGTCCGCCCTCTGCGGGCTCCCGGCCGGCGCGAGATCGGCCACGGAGCGCTCGCCAGGCGCGCCCTCGAGGCCGTGCTGCCGGATCCCGCGCGCTTCCCCTACACGATCAAGCTCGAGTCGGAGATCACTTCCTCGAACGGCTCCTCGAGCATGGCGAGCGTCTGCGGGGGCTGCCTCGCCCTGATGGACGCCGGCGTTCCCATCCGGCGCCCCGTGGCCGGGATCGCGATGGGTCTCATGCGCGAAGGGGAGCGGCTCGTCATCCTGTCCGACATCCTGGGGGAGGAGGACCACCTCGGAGACATGGACTTCAAGGTCGCGGGGAGCGATGTCGGGATCACCGCGGTCCAGCTCGACAACAAGCTCGGGGCGCTCCCGCTCCGCGTCCTCTGCGGAGCCCTGGAGCAGGCGCGGGAGGGACGGCTACGGATCCTGCGCGAGATGGGCAGGACGCTCTCGAAGCCACGGTCGGACCTCTCGCCGCGCGCGCCCCGGGTGCGCCTCGTGAAGATCGGGACGCATCGGATCCGCGATCTGATCGGTCCCGGCGGACGCGTCATCCAGGCCCTCCAGTCCGACACCGGATCCCGTCTGGATGTCGCCGACGACGGTACGGTCCGGATCTACGCGAGGGACGCGGCCTCGCTGGATGCGGCCCTCGCGCGCGTGCGCGATCTGACCGGCGAGCCGGAGGTCGGCTGCATCTACAGGGGAACCGTGACCGGAGTGAAGGAGTTCGGCGTCTTCGTGCGGCTCTTCGAGGGGATCGAGGGGCTGGTTCACGTGACGGAGCTCGCTCCGGGAGAGGTGCGCGACGTCGCGAGGCTGGCGAGCGTGGGGGATGAGATGGTCGTGAAGGTCCTAGGCGTGGACGGGCAGGGGAAGATCAGGCTCTCGCGCAAGCAGGCCATGAACGCCCCCGCGAGCGAGATCGCCAACACGTAG
- a CDS encoding DinB family protein, producing MKRTRKATIGMVCPALVRERALLAATLDSFRDDEMDYRPPAPEGSHLLSVREILMHIVDADKKFVEGAVGETAYPRPELICDESVSRLAAVTEGDRDSVGIRIALERSWKGVASILDWPAEALQGKPSPGDQNSLMTLLTFTFMHHAQHRGQLWTYLELLGRVPPRDW from the coding sequence ATGAAGAGAACGCGGAAGGCGACCATCGGGATGGTTTGCCCTGCGCTGGTGCGCGAGCGCGCCCTGCTGGCGGCGACGCTCGACTCTTTTCGTGACGACGAGATGGACTACCGCCCGCCGGCGCCCGAGGGATCTCATCTCCTGAGTGTCAGAGAGATCCTGATGCACATCGTCGATGCTGACAAGAAGTTCGTCGAGGGCGCGGTTGGCGAGACGGCCTACCCGCGGCCGGAGCTGATCTGCGACGAGTCGGTCTCGCGCCTGGCGGCCGTGACCGAGGGTGATCGGGACAGCGTGGGGATTCGCATCGCCCTGGAACGAAGCTGGAAGGGTGTAGCGTCGATTCTCGACTGGCCCGCGGAAGCCCTCCAGGGCAAGCCGTCGCCGGGGGATCAGAACTCCCTCATGACCCTTCTGACCTTCACCTTCATGCACCACGCGCAGCACCGCGGCCAGCTCTGGACCTACCTCGAACTCCTCGGCCGCGTTCCGCCGCGCGATTGGTGA
- a CDS encoding thermonuclease family protein: MVHLPRAANEKMAGRRKSAEASWPHGVARGQATGGRHARASVEARADRRARGAPPASRSAMQARPSFRPVGAVRVRILDRRHSCRVEADEGPPRRPLQAGGGREAPRGDRGGSAKRHAPPPAPHRSARGDPRLHRRSPRLCRLVRHGCGGPPALRDRERVLRPSGSARESGTRAVSPRHRGGRRGAGRMMKAGMTALIALLLSTLGGWPQAEAQGRAQPRPHGTRIEVPADRIEVDDGDTVTIDWPDGDREIVRILGIDTPETQHIAHDLPFDQSFGREALGFARGAFATATKVEMVRASTKDTYGRTLGYLFLNGRNYSAMILGAGLAEESVSRYGDNGLPAEAEACLAASREAGPLPFESPGEFRKRMREVARWMRDRGLLPKKESD, from the coding sequence ATGGTGCATCTGCCCCGCGCCGCGAATGAGAAGATGGCGGGGCGAAGAAAGTCGGCGGAGGCGTCCTGGCCTCACGGTGTCGCGCGAGGCCAGGCCACAGGGGGTCGCCATGCAAGAGCGAGCGTCGAAGCCCGAGCTGATCGCCGCGCTCGAGGAGCACCACCGGCTTCTCGATCTGCAATGCAGGCTCGCCCGTCGTTTCGCCCAGTCGGTGCCGTGCGGGTTCGAATCCTGGATCGTCGACATTCGTGCCGAGTTGAGGCAGATGAGGGACCTCCTCGTCGACCACTTCAAGCAGGAGGAGGCCGGGAGGCTCCACGAGGAGATCGCGGAGGCTCTGCCAAACGCCACGCTCCGCCTCCGGCTCCTCATCGATCAGCACGCGGAGATCCTCGGTTGCATCGAAGGTCTCCTCGATTGTGCCGTCTCGTGCGCCACGGCTGTGGAGGGCCCCCCGCTCTGCGTGACCGCGAGCGAGTTCTTCGCCCTTCTGGATCAGCACGAGAGAGCGGAACGCGAGCTGTTTCTCCTCGCCATCGAGGGGGAAGGAGGGGCGCCGGACGCATGATGAAGGCAGGGATGACGGCGTTGATTGCGCTGCTCCTCTCGACTCTCGGGGGGTGGCCGCAGGCAGAGGCGCAAGGTCGCGCGCAACCCAGACCGCACGGGACTCGGATCGAGGTTCCCGCCGACCGGATCGAGGTTGATGACGGCGACACGGTGACGATCGATTGGCCGGACGGCGATCGCGAGATCGTGCGGATCCTGGGGATCGACACGCCCGAGACGCAGCACATCGCCCACGATCTGCCGTTTGATCAGTCATTCGGGCGGGAAGCCCTCGGTTTCGCGCGGGGCGCCTTCGCGACGGCGACGAAGGTGGAGATGGTCCGCGCGTCGACGAAGGACACCTACGGCAGGACGCTCGGCTATCTGTTCCTCAACGGCCGGAACTACTCGGCCATGATTCTCGGGGCCGGGTTGGCGGAGGAGTCGGTCAGCAGATATGGCGACAACGGCCTGCCCGCGGAAGCGGAGGCCTGCCTCGCGGCATCGAGGGAAGCGGGGCCGCTCCCCTTCGAGAGCCCCGGCGAGTTCCGCAAGAGGATGCGGGAAGTTGCGCGCTGGATGCGCGACCGCGGCCTTCTGCCGAAGAAGGAGAGCGACTAG
- a CDS encoding bifunctional metallophosphatase/5'-nucleotidase, whose protein sequence is MKSFAPFLAAAAVAFLSPSTSVLAETAALTILHTNDTHGHLLPFSYPTLSAGDEDPDVRSDIGGIARRATLAREIREDLRKRGTEVWLVDAGDICDGTPFSTEYRGEADVAAMSAAGYDYAVLGNHEFNNTLARLKKLIQAAEYTVLCANATERSTGRPLAEPYVIEKVGPVRVALIGLVTREAAGYPAAKEGIEVIDEIEAARKLVEDARRRADIVVVLSHIGREQDERLASEVPGVDVIVGAHSHSRLPSGEVVWRSEDLIADDQNGTVIVQAHQWGGELGRLDLLFSKGQGGTWRVDRYRARLIPVTADIRPDSVVEAVVRKYWDPIAARYGEVIGRASADFCGRGDDRAEYNLVADAVRETFGTQFELENLGGVRSPLIKGEITLADLVTLEPFGNTVVTFQIAGRDLKRLLLRHAPAVSGIRYRIEYGELVEATVAGEPIAEDAIYTGATNSYFAGFALKEVPVADTGRSRLQVLTDYIRSKQVVRPAYDGRRVVIG, encoded by the coding sequence GTGAAGTCGTTCGCTCCATTCCTGGCGGCTGCGGCCGTCGCCTTCCTGTCTCCGTCCACTTCCGTTCTGGCGGAGACGGCGGCGCTCACCATCCTCCACACCAACGACACGCACGGCCATCTGCTCCCATTCAGCTATCCGACTCTCTCGGCGGGAGACGAAGACCCTGATGTGCGGAGCGACATCGGCGGCATCGCGCGCCGGGCGACCCTGGCGAGGGAGATCCGGGAGGATCTCCGGAAAAGAGGGACGGAAGTCTGGCTGGTGGACGCCGGCGACATCTGTGACGGGACTCCCTTCTCGACCGAATACCGCGGCGAGGCGGATGTGGCTGCGATGAGCGCGGCGGGATACGACTACGCGGTGCTCGGCAACCACGAGTTCAACAACACCCTCGCCCGGCTGAAGAAGCTCATTCAGGCCGCCGAATACACCGTTCTCTGCGCCAATGCCACGGAAAGGAGCACGGGCAGGCCGCTCGCCGAGCCGTATGTGATCGAGAAGGTCGGACCGGTCCGCGTCGCTCTCATCGGGCTCGTGACGCGAGAGGCCGCCGGCTACCCCGCGGCCAAGGAGGGAATCGAGGTCATAGACGAGATCGAAGCCGCCAGGAAGTTGGTGGAGGACGCCAGGAGGAGGGCCGACATCGTTGTCGTCCTCTCTCACATCGGCCGGGAGCAGGACGAGCGGCTCGCTTCCGAGGTGCCCGGGGTCGACGTGATCGTTGGCGCGCACTCGCACTCGAGGCTTCCTTCGGGGGAAGTCGTCTGGCGGTCCGAGGACCTCATCGCCGATGACCAGAACGGGACCGTGATCGTCCAGGCGCATCAGTGGGGAGGAGAGCTGGGGCGGCTCGATCTTCTCTTCTCCAAGGGGCAGGGAGGAACTTGGCGGGTGGACCGCTACAGGGCGCGGCTGATCCCCGTGACGGCCGACATCCGGCCCGACTCCGTGGTCGAGGCCGTCGTGCGCAAGTACTGGGATCCGATCGCCGCCCGCTACGGGGAGGTGATCGGCCGCGCGAGCGCCGATTTCTGCGGACGGGGAGACGATCGCGCCGAGTACAACCTGGTCGCCGACGCCGTTCGCGAGACCTTCGGGACGCAGTTCGAGCTCGAGAACCTGGGAGGCGTGCGGTCCCCCTTGATCAAGGGGGAGATCACCCTGGCCGACCTGGTCACTCTCGAGCCCTTCGGCAACACGGTCGTGACCTTCCAGATCGCGGGGCGCGACCTGAAGAGGCTCCTGCTCCGTCACGCCCCCGCGGTCTCCGGAATCCGGTATCGGATCGAGTACGGGGAGCTGGTCGAGGCGACGGTGGCGGGCGAGCCGATCGCGGAGGACGCCATCTACACGGGAGCGACGAACTCCTACTTCGCCGGCTTCGCCCTCAAGGAGGTGCCGGTCGCCGACACCGGAAGGTCGAGGCTCCAGGTCCTGACGGACTACATCCGCAGCAAGCAGGTCGTCCGCCCGGCCTATGATGGCAGGAGGGTCGTGATCGGCTAG
- a CDS encoding DUF2058 domain-containing protein, translating into MSPRSAISSTGSSLSRPATSSPSLTASVAPSGISSRRVAGARSLMGKDRMSDLREQLRKAGLVSGKQVKQAKHQDRLHASEVGHAGLQAEREERERRQREEVAAQRQADRARGEERRSREREEAGRQRVAQLIRGGWLREATAGARRFFFVTPAGKISFLDLTEVALRRLASGSAAIVATRGHVRGDFCVVADRAAEDLAGLEPGIVCFWNRGSDRSAPAAGE; encoded by the coding sequence ATGTCGCCGAGATCGGCGATCAGTTCGACCGGGTCATCCTTGAGCCGGCCCGCAACATCCTCGCCGTCGCTTACGGCGTCCGTCGCGCCGTCGGGTATCTCATCGCGCCGCGTCGCGGGCGCGAGGAGCCTCATGGGGAAGGACCGGATGTCGGATCTCCGTGAGCAGCTCCGCAAAGCGGGCCTCGTCTCCGGCAAACAGGTCAAGCAAGCGAAGCACCAGGATCGACTCCATGCGAGCGAGGTCGGACACGCCGGGCTGCAGGCCGAGCGCGAGGAGCGCGAGCGGAGGCAGCGCGAAGAGGTCGCGGCGCAGAGACAGGCCGACCGCGCGCGGGGGGAGGAGCGCCGCAGCCGAGAGCGCGAGGAGGCCGGCCGCCAGAGAGTCGCGCAGCTGATCCGCGGCGGATGGCTGCGGGAGGCGACGGCCGGGGCGCGCAGGTTCTTCTTCGTGACTCCGGCCGGGAAGATCAGCTTCCTCGATCTGACGGAAGTCGCCCTGCGCCGGCTCGCGAGCGGATCGGCCGCGATCGTCGCCACGCGGGGGCATGTGCGCGGGGACTTCTGCGTCGTCGCCGACCGGGCGGCGGAGGATCTGGCCGGACTCGAGCCCGGGATCGTCTGCTTCTGGAACCGCGGCTCAGACAGATCGGCTCCCGCCGCCGGGGAGTAG
- a CDS encoding ABC transporter ATP-binding protein, whose amino-acid sequence MASPVHHCASAGAGARGASSRRATSGRRAIRPRIMARSLLSPGKRIALRRPRIKESLGAGVKPGGEARRLLPRAGGSSLGGLMWWFEDEELPEDIRYVRHLPFREMLGRIVPLFRPQIGPLLLGTFLLLISVGAELAGPLVLRRLIDQNIAAQSRSGILQSATLYACLFAAATAASYFQVVILTKMGLAIVTSLKQSVFHHLLGLSLAYFDKNPSGKLLARVESDTERLQGLFSEVALSLLRTLILMLGILGIMFAANWRITVSILVLAAPVVAGTIIFFRWMRGLYRRVRGFYARISAFVSEYLQGIPVLQVFGYERRAAERLSALNKDKLVAERNASIFEYGFWGFLTGLEVVAVIVILYLGSGRLIGATMTVGTLVLFIEYTRRAFWPLAMFSEQVNFIQRSFASADRVFGVLDTPSRTPDRPDALERIPEDWREVAFEDVSFEYDGGAKALDRVSFRVRRGEKIAVVGLSGGGKTTITNLLLRYYEPTSGSVTLDGVDIRSFAQKAWRARIGLVLQEIHLFPGTVAENLQALAEEIPREDLERAVRVVGAEEVIARLPKGYDEPLAEGGGNLSMGERQLLSFARAVVRDPDLLVLDEATSSIDPGTERRLQRSVDRLLAGRTSLVIAHRLATIISADRILVLHHGRLIEEGTHEELYARDGIYRDLFDLQFKSGAAA is encoded by the coding sequence ATGGCCTCTCCCGTGCACCACTGCGCCAGCGCCGGGGCGGGCGCAAGGGGTGCGAGCAGCAGAAGAGCGACCAGCGGTAGAAGGGCGATTCGGCCGCGCATCATGGCACGGTCCCTCCTTTCCCCCGGCAAGAGGATAGCCCTTCGACGTCCTCGCATCAAGGAGTCCCTCGGCGCCGGGGTGAAGCCCGGGGGTGAAGCCCGGAGATTGCTCCCGCGGGCCGGAGGGAGTAGCCTTGGCGGACTTATGTGGTGGTTCGAGGATGAGGAGCTGCCCGAGGACATCCGCTATGTCCGGCACCTTCCGTTCCGCGAGATGCTCGGTCGGATCGTCCCGCTCTTTCGGCCGCAGATCGGCCCGCTTCTGCTCGGCACGTTCCTGCTTCTGATCTCCGTGGGCGCGGAGCTGGCGGGACCCCTCGTCCTCCGCCGGCTCATCGACCAGAACATCGCGGCGCAATCGAGATCGGGCATCCTGCAGAGCGCCACGCTCTATGCCTGCCTCTTCGCCGCGGCGACCGCCGCCAGCTACTTCCAGGTCGTCATCCTCACGAAGATGGGCCTGGCGATCGTCACCTCGCTGAAGCAGAGCGTCTTCCATCACCTGCTCGGGCTCTCCCTCGCCTACTTCGACAAGAACCCCTCGGGAAAGCTTCTCGCGAGGGTCGAGTCGGACACCGAGAGGCTTCAGGGCCTCTTCTCGGAGGTGGCCCTTTCGCTGCTGCGGACGCTCATCCTGATGCTCGGGATCCTGGGGATCATGTTCGCCGCGAACTGGCGCATCACGGTCTCGATTCTCGTCCTGGCGGCGCCGGTCGTGGCCGGCACGATCATCTTCTTCCGCTGGATGCGCGGCCTCTACCGTCGGGTCCGCGGGTTCTACGCGCGGATCTCGGCCTTCGTGTCGGAGTACCTCCAAGGAATCCCCGTCCTCCAGGTCTTCGGATACGAGCGCAGGGCGGCCGAGCGCCTCTCGGCCCTCAACAAGGACAAACTCGTGGCCGAGCGGAACGCCTCGATCTTCGAGTACGGCTTCTGGGGATTCCTGACGGGGCTCGAGGTGGTCGCGGTCATCGTGATCCTCTACCTCGGGTCGGGACGGCTCATCGGCGCGACGATGACGGTGGGAACGCTGGTTCTCTTCATCGAGTACACGCGGCGCGCCTTCTGGCCCCTGGCGATGTTCTCCGAGCAGGTGAACTTCATCCAGCGCTCCTTCGCGTCCGCCGACCGGGTCTTCGGCGTCCTCGACACCCCGTCGCGGACGCCCGATCGGCCCGACGCCCTGGAGCGGATCCCGGAGGACTGGCGGGAAGTGGCTTTCGAGGATGTCTCGTTCGAGTACGACGGGGGCGCCAAGGCCCTCGATCGCGTCTCCTTCCGCGTGCGGCGCGGCGAGAAGATCGCAGTCGTGGGCCTCTCGGGGGGCGGGAAGACGACGATCACGAACCTCCTGCTTCGCTACTACGAGCCCACTTCGGGGAGCGTCACGCTCGACGGCGTCGACATCCGTTCCTTCGCGCAGAAGGCCTGGCGGGCTCGGATCGGGCTCGTGCTTCAGGAGATCCATCTCTTCCCGGGAACCGTGGCCGAGAATCTCCAGGCGCTCGCGGAGGAGATCCCGCGCGAAGACCTCGAGAGGGCCGTGCGGGTCGTCGGGGCGGAGGAGGTGATCGCCCGCCTTCCGAAGGGATACGACGAGCCGCTCGCCGAGGGGGGAGGCAACCTCTCGATGGGCGAGCGCCAGCTCCTGAGCTTCGCGCGGGCGGTCGTGCGCGACCCCGACCTGCTGGTCCTGGACGAGGCGACATCCTCGATCGATCCGGGGACGGAGCGCAGGCTCCAGAGGTCGGTCGATCGCCTGCTCGCCGGGCGGACGTCGCTCGTCATCGCGCATCGCCTGGCCACGATCATCTCCGCAGACAGGATCCTGGTCCTGCACCACGGGCGTCTGATCGAGGAGGGGACGCACGAGGAGCTGTACGCCCGGGACGGGATCTACCGGGATCTCTTCGATCTGCAATTCAAGAGCGGGGCGGCGGCATGA
- a CDS encoding ABC transporter ATP-binding protein, with protein sequence MTGGAPPRPSAEGAVRLTTREHIAWLAAFWKPHRRFLAFLLFFTLVSSAVVIAYPLVFRKVIDGVYGALETAYPEKTTLHRLLGILVLIAVGRTIAGFYPAFRAWMNLKLEKDVRERVFGSILSKDYTFLGRFRTGDLVTRLTDDIAEYPRIAWFGCSGVFRFVDSASKFLFCVGAMLFLDTKLALLSMIPVPFMLYVFYLARQELGNTYRKQQEAVSRTNNTIEAAFSGIRIVKAFNAQTGQQNRLASILRERIAMQLKLAKLVVLVHEMDNIASRLGQVVVLSLGGLAVIEGRLSVGTLYALYVYLDMLIFPMMDIPNLFVSARQAFVSIDREEEVLRHPVVVRHDCSGDPPGPIQEIALEGVGFRFRDDLPAALREITFRAARGRRIAIVGPVASGKSTLLRLLAGLLPAQSGTYSVNGRPFEEWDWSSLRQRIGYVPQESALFSETIDENVSFGRACDPEWTLRCLEVAQMGPDLEQMKEGIRTQLGQRGTLVSGGQKQRIAIARALAGRPDVLLLDDCTASLDARNEDLFWTGLDALFPDATSFIVSHRLATIKRADAVLVLDRGRIVDQGTHEELAARCDIYRDFLQTEERKSHLEVAPVDA encoded by the coding sequence ATGACCGGCGGCGCGCCGCCGCGCCCCTCGGCCGAGGGCGCCGTCCGCCTGACGACCAGGGAGCACATCGCTTGGCTCGCCGCCTTCTGGAAGCCCCACCGGCGGTTCCTGGCCTTCCTGCTCTTCTTCACGCTGGTGTCGAGCGCGGTCGTCATCGCCTATCCGCTCGTCTTCCGCAAGGTGATCGACGGGGTCTATGGGGCGCTCGAGACGGCCTATCCCGAGAAGACGACGCTCCATCGCCTCCTCGGCATCCTCGTCCTGATCGCCGTGGGCCGTACGATCGCCGGCTTCTATCCGGCCTTTCGGGCCTGGATGAACCTGAAGCTCGAGAAGGACGTGCGCGAGCGGGTGTTCGGCTCGATCCTCTCGAAGGACTACACGTTTCTGGGCAGGTTCAGGACGGGCGACCTCGTCACCCGCCTCACCGACGACATCGCCGAGTATCCGCGCATCGCCTGGTTCGGCTGCTCCGGCGTCTTCCGCTTCGTCGACTCAGCGTCGAAGTTCCTCTTCTGCGTGGGGGCCATGCTCTTCCTCGACACGAAGCTGGCCCTTCTGTCGATGATCCCCGTCCCCTTCATGCTCTATGTCTTCTATCTGGCCCGCCAGGAGCTGGGAAACACCTACAGGAAGCAGCAGGAGGCGGTCTCCCGCACAAACAACACGATCGAGGCGGCCTTCTCCGGCATCCGGATCGTGAAGGCTTTCAACGCCCAGACGGGTCAGCAGAATCGACTCGCGTCCATCCTGCGCGAGCGGATCGCCATGCAACTGAAGCTCGCCAAGCTCGTCGTCCTCGTTCACGAGATGGACAACATCGCCAGCCGCCTGGGCCAGGTCGTCGTTCTCTCGCTGGGCGGGCTCGCCGTCATCGAGGGGAGGCTCTCGGTGGGCACGCTGTACGCTCTCTATGTCTACCTGGACATGTTGATCTTCCCGATGATGGACATCCCGAACCTCTTCGTCAGCGCGCGCCAGGCATTCGTCTCGATCGATCGCGAGGAGGAAGTCCTGAGACATCCGGTCGTCGTCCGGCATGACTGCTCCGGCGACCCGCCCGGACCGATCCAGGAGATCGCCCTGGAGGGTGTGGGGTTCCGCTTCCGAGACGATCTCCCCGCCGCGCTGCGCGAAATCACGTTCCGCGCGGCGCGTGGCCGGAGGATCGCCATCGTGGGGCCGGTCGCGAGCGGCAAGTCGACCTTGCTGCGGCTGCTCGCCGGCCTGCTGCCGGCGCAGAGCGGGACATACTCCGTGAACGGACGGCCGTTCGAGGAATGGGACTGGAGCTCCCTGCGCCAGAGGATCGGCTACGTCCCTCAGGAGTCGGCGCTCTTCTCGGAGACGATCGACGAGAATGTCTCCTTCGGCCGCGCCTGCGATCCGGAGTGGACCCTGCGCTGTCTGGAAGTGGCGCAGATGGGGCCCGATCTGGAGCAGATGAAGGAGGGGATCCGGACCCAGCTCGGCCAGCGCGGGACGCTCGTCTCAGGCGGACAGAAGCAGAGGATCGCGATCGCGCGCGCCCTGGCGGGGCGGCCCGACGTGCTCCTGCTGGACGACTGCACCGCCTCTCTCGACGCGAGGAACGAGGACCTCTTCTGGACGGGACTCGACGCGCTCTTCCCCGACGCCACGAGCTTCATCGTCTCGCACAGGCTGGCCACCATCAAGCGAGCGGACGCGGTCCTCGTCCTCGACCGCGGGAGGATCGTCGATCAGGGCACGCACGAGGAGCTGGCCGCCCGGTGCGACATCTACCGGGACTTCCTCCAGACGGAGGAGCGGAAGAGCCATCTGGAGGTCGCCCCGGTGGACGCGTAG